The Thermoanaerobaculia bacterium genome includes the window GACCGACGCCTCGCTCGAAAGGGTTCGATCGCTTCCCGGCGTCGCCGGCGCCGCGGCGGTCGACGGCGGTTTTCACGTCACGCTGGCGGACGCGACCGAGGCACGGACCGTCGTCCAGAAGCTCTTCGAGACGAACCGGGTCGACGCCTTCTCCCAGAAGGAGCCCGAGCTCGAGGAGATCTACCTGAAGGCCGTCCAGGACGCGGGTCTCGCCGAGACCCGGGTCATCTGACGAGGGAGCGAGCCATGGCGATCAACGCCCGAAAGGTCCGCGCGATCATCAAGCGCGAATACGTGGAACACATCCGCAAGAAGGCATTCTGGATCTTCACGATCCTGATGCCCGTGATCTGGCTCGTGTTCATCGGAGTCTCGATCCTCACGCAGTCGCGTCTCTCCGGGAAGAAGCGGATCGCGGTGATCGACCCCTCCGGTCGCTATTTCCGGCCGCTCGAGGAGGAGATCGCGTCGGGAAAGCATCGCGATCGAATCGCCCTCGTTCTTCGGACCCCCGGGCCCGGCGGAGTCGAGGCGCTGAAGGAGGAGCTCAAGAAGGACATCGCCTCGACCGACGACGCGCGGAAGATCGACGGCTTCATCGTCCTCGATCCCGATTCGGTCTCCGGAGGGAAGATCGAGTACTGGGCGGCCTCGATCTCCGACATCGTCTTCCAGGAGATGATCGAGCGCGACCTGAATCGCGCGTTCCTCCGGACGCGGCTCGCCGAGCGGGGGCTCTCCCCGGAGGTGATCCGGCAGGCCCAGGCGACCGTCTCGCTCGAAGCGAAGAGCACGAATCCCAAGTCGACCGTCGGGTTCTGGATCTCCTACATCTTCATGTTCTTCCTCTTCTTCACGCTGATCCAGTACGGGATGTACAACCTCCGCGGCGTGATCGAAGAGAAATCCAACCGCGTGGTGGAGATCGTGATCTCCTCCGTGCGCCCGACCGAGCTGATGCTCGGGAAGATCATCGGCATCGGGCTCGTCGGACTGACGCAATACGCGATCTGGTCCGTCCTCGCGATGAACATGGCCCTGCTGTCCGGAACCGGGATCGCGGCGATGCTGCCCGGCGGCAGCATCCCGACGATCCCGCTCTCGGTCGTCGCCTACTTCGTCCTCTACTTCCTCCTGGGATACTTCTTCTACGCCTCGGTGTACACGGCGATCGGCGCTCCCTTCAACACGGAACAGGAGGCCCAGCAGCTCGCGATGTTCCCGACGTGGATCATGGTCGTCCCGATGATGTTCTGGTGGACGATCGTCAACAATCCGAACTCCACGTTCGCGACGGTGCTCTCGTTCATCCCGCTCATGACGCCGATCGTGATGTTCATGCGCGTCACGCTGATCCCGGTTCCCGCCTGGCAGATCGCCGCGTCGATCGCGCTGATGCTCGGATCGATCGTCGGCATGGCCTGGCTCGCGGGAAAGATCTACCGCGTCGGGATCCTCATGTACGGGAAGAAACCCACGGTCCCCGAGATCCTGCGCTGGATGCGGCGATCGGAGGGGGTGCCGCCGGCATTCGAACCGTCGCCCGGAGAATCCACCGGCTCCTGAGCCCCGCCGCGGTCGGCCGAGAGAGGGGGCGACCGGGGATCAGTTCCGGTGCACGTGGACGCGCAGGCCGTAGGCCATCACCGGACCCCGATCGGAGTTGAATCCGGGATTCCAGACCCTCTGCACGTCCAGACCGATCGACGTCGCCTTGCCGACCGACGCATCGTAATTGGCCTCGGCGACGATCTCGTGGCCATAGGCGAGGCGGCCATCTCCCAGCTGGAATCCGATGCCTCCGCGCGACAGGTACTTCCGGTGCGAGTCGGAGAGACCGTTGCCGACGACCCCGACCGTGAGCGTGT containing:
- a CDS encoding ABC transporter permease, which encodes MAINARKVRAIIKREYVEHIRKKAFWIFTILMPVIWLVFIGVSILTQSRLSGKKRIAVIDPSGRYFRPLEEEIASGKHRDRIALVLRTPGPGGVEALKEELKKDIASTDDARKIDGFIVLDPDSVSGGKIEYWAASISDIVFQEMIERDLNRAFLRTRLAERGLSPEVIRQAQATVSLEAKSTNPKSTVGFWISYIFMFFLFFTLIQYGMYNLRGVIEEKSNRVVEIVISSVRPTELMLGKIIGIGLVGLTQYAIWSVLAMNMALLSGTGIAAMLPGGSIPTIPLSVVAYFVLYFLLGYFFYASVYTAIGAPFNTEQEAQQLAMFPTWIMVVPMMFWWTIVNNPNSTFATVLSFIPLMTPIVMFMRVTLIPVPAWQIAASIALMLGSIVGMAWLAGKIYRVGILMYGKKPTVPEILRWMRRSEGVPPAFEPSPGESTGS